Genomic segment of Benincasa hispida cultivar B227 chromosome 1, ASM972705v1, whole genome shotgun sequence:
CATTGTTTATAGTGATTAtaacttttaatatatattattgaatatttctatgtttatacaaagttaaatagccttttttttttttttaattttatttcaagagtaatttcaaccattttccaattttcctcCTTTGTTATGGTCTTAATTATTTCAGTTTTTAAAGATAACAAATGTAGGGTAGAGATTCAAACTCACGACCTCTTAATATCTTAATCATTTAAATTATCTACGATATTGACATCTCTATtattttgtgtttctttttatatttgtgCATGTTTAAATTAGTTTGCACGACCtttgattaattttatgaaacaaCCCACTTAATCTATACTACAATATGTATGTGTCAAGTCTTAATATTTTGTGTATTGAAACTTACTtgtctttttcaattttctggTAGATTCAGTTCATATTAGTCCTAGGGTATGATTAGGGTGCTACATATGTATCAGTCTAGTTGAAATATTTTTGTGCACCTATTGATCCCTTCTCTTTCCGTATattgttaaaataataataataataataataataataaaaaagctAACCAACATTTCTCTATAATatatagaaaatagaaaaacggtagaaataaaaaggaaatataatgatttgttcaaaaaaatataatgttttgTCACTTCACATGAGTATATTTAAGGTAATATAATTATtcacatttgattttatttgaataaattactttattttttcaaagaaaaatccaATAATTGAGAGAACATCGAAAAGATAATACAGGGTAGTTGAACAATTCTACCAACTAACgatatcaaaataaatattactGGCGTCTAAACAACTCTGTCGCTGACTTCTCCTTCCATTCCATTTCTAAAGCTATTGCATCAAATTCTCTAGTCAGTATTCCGTCATAGTTACCGCCACAACAATTACCTCTTCTGAACCTATCAAACTCCTTATCTTCCATCTTATCTTATCATCTAACATAATTATTTACATTTGTATGGCTTGAGATTTTGAAAGCGAGCCTACATTATTTAATTCGAGAATAATCTCATTGACTACATAAAACTTAAATATATGCTTCTCTTAAACTTacatttcaaactattttattCTCACAAATCATACAAAGTCAGCCCATACGAACAAGGCTACATCAGCATGATTTTTTTGTAACTTAAAACCATGTTTGGATGGAGTAAAACCACTTTTGTCATACTTAAAATTActttaaaacaaatttgaatgattcaaaattaaatttaattgtataaaaACCACGtgtaaaaatatattatcaattattaaattgattttgtgaGTAAATTTTAATGATAGATGCTGTATTTTTACACTAACATATAAATTGAAACTCAACTTCAGGTTACAAAAACTTAGACTGTACCTATTAAAATTACATATCAAACGTATCacttaaaaaaaacacatagaGATCAATTGAAAAATGATTGAACAAACTTTCATGGTGAAACGAAGGAATTTTTAAGCCTTTGTTTGAAAACAAAttctttttagtatttttttttataacaaattatttatggTTGTTTCCTCATTTTCTATAGTAAGATTCTCATCATTATGCTAAGATGAGCTTAGCTCAATGATAATTGACATGGTTTTCCTCCTTAAGAGCCGTTTGTTTCACGACCATCCAAGATTCCCATAAAGTGGATATCTAGATTACTTCGTTTGTTTTGCAGTATTGTAAGATGTACAAACATCTAAAGATTCTTGAGCGTCTTATGATGCCTGAATAGAAGGCATCTGGAGAGTTTTGGATGCCCTCCTAAAAGATGgagtttttaatttaattatatatattatatatatatataatatatatatgtatgtatgtatgtaaatCTTCATTagcattatataattaaaataaatactgtcaactatatatatcatatatttttagttagatcataattttattattttttagcaatatatttaaatttaaatttatattaatatttattttatacaaaatattaagttatgatatattattttgttgagaaaaataacatataaaaacaatataaattgtattagttttaaaagaaattcaaattgataaaaacaaatatgttatataagttcaaattatatcaaattaattgtaaattaataattagtcgtaagggcatttttggaatattatgtaaatttaaaacattttgaagtAAAAATCGTACGAAACAAACAAAGTTATCAAAATACTTCCAGGTACCTGCAAAAATATTCCTACAAAATAAATATGGTAATCTAAAGATGTTGGACATCTATAAttcctaatatatataatttcggGCATCTAAGATTTTGGTTATCtacattttcaaaaaacaaacgGCCCCTAAAGGTTAAAGGTTTGATCTACCTTTCTCgcaattgttgtactaaaaaaaagatTCTCAAAGTTCtcaaaaaaacatttgaattcttaatcatgtttgttttttcatagttatttttgttttgaaatttgattaagaatttcaatatttcattaataaaaagatgaaaatcattgtaAAGATAATGTAAAAGAAtaagcatatttttcaaaaacccaaagaCAAAAAAATGGAATAGTTATCATACAGAAGATATACAGATGACGAGATAATATAGGATGATGAAGTTAGGATATATTTTCCATCTCCATTTTCATTTGTATCCCTATCTCATTGttatttaatatctaaatgattcctaaattaaactaaattaacaTAATATTTTCTAAAACAAGATACTAAAACTCGTTTCAATAGGTGTACCCATATATCTCATCTAAATTGACACATTCTATATAAATTATGCTCTAACCAAATAACACCACAAAGATGTATAATTAGTTAGCCAAACCAAAAGCCAAATGTAAGACACATAAAAATgttacatatacatatatatgagTGTGTATATTGTATGTTATACGAATGGTATAATAATAAGTCTTTAATTATGTACAGAAatcttgattaaaaaaataacttcaaattaGACCCTTTAGAACTCTTATAACATcctattaattataatatataatatgaagtAAACccttaatgaaaaaaaaaaaataaaagaagaggtTTTGGTTTCACTTCCACAGCTCAATCTGACAAGTTGAAGTGGATGTGGGAGCATTTTCTGGAACCATAACTTCTTGCTTAGaagcattattattattattattattattctcttGGCTGAGCTGAGAAGCAACATATTTATCAAACACACGCCAATCTGTGAGCTGATCTATTGTTTGTTCGTCGTTGTTGTTGTTGTCGTCGAACAAAAACAACAAGTTTTGGTCGgaaagttgttgttgttgtattTTTGCAGCTGATGGTTGGAAGTTGGAGGTTTGTAAGTTGATGTCTAGGGCAAAGGTGTTGGCTAACTTTTGGCCCTCCAAAAGTGGTAAGTGAAGGAAATGGTGGTCTTGGGGTACTTGAGCTTGTTGGTAGGGCAAATATTCTGCCTCCTTTTTGCATGGGAAGTTAGACATATGGTTAGGGAAATTGGAATGTGAGCTTTGGTTTGGAGAGTCTAGGTCGGGCATAAACGACCCCGGTTCCTCGTACCAACACGGTGATTCGTGTTCGTTCATTCGTCTTACTGTCGTTATTCTCTTCTTAAACACCCTGCAAACTACCCATCCTTCTTCCTGTACgtaaaataaagaagaatgataCTTTATTAAGGCGTATGTAAGAAATATAAAAGACTATGAAGTAAACACAAATGTATTAAGAGCAACAAAGGAAGGGTTGTTGTCATTAGCAAAGAAAGCTGATTTTGATCTAGTGGACAaagaaaatcatattaaatgtaaATTGTTTGTGCTCCAACTTGTCTTCAAAGGAGTGAGTTATTATAGTCCACTCAACGTTTGAGTCTTCTATTGTAATGTTGAAGTTCCCAATTATTATAGGGGTAGTTTGCAAATATAGCTCTAGCTCAAAAATATTAGCAGATATGATATAATGtcaaaagaattgcaaatatagcacaATTTAAAGCTAACTTCCAAGGaatctataagtgatagatcatatcactaatagattttgctatatttataactctttAAATCCATtgctatacacttaattattagtcTTAAAATTGCTAGATATTGCAATTACTCGTAACACACACTTAGCTACAATAAAACTATTTGGAAACCCTCATTGTccatagtgtttactattttgtaATCATCCTCTCGCCTCATTTGTAACTCagactaaaatagtttgcacTCGCCTAAACATACTAAAATAGTATATACTTCAAACACAGACTTTTATAACCCACAAACTATAATATCCAACTCAACACCCCAAGCAAGCAAGCcataaatgattttaaaatagttaaaataattttgtttcatatttaaaatcactccaaaacaCGCTTATaatcatttcaaaatcaatcttgATCGTACGAAAATCACATTTGAAAGTGTAAGAAAATCAAATTacatttaataattttgaatgattaaagaAATGTTTTCAGAATAGTGATTTTGAACATAAATAActttcaaaatcactttcaaaCATGTCCTTATTCTCAATCGATTTTAGACTTTACCTGTGGAGTGGCATTTTCATCCGTTTCGAGTCTATACTCATGCATGATCCAATCGGACTTTTGGCCATTAGGAGCTCGACCTTTGTAAAAGACCAAGGTCTTTCTCATACCAATCAAATCATGTTTAGAATAAATTGCCTTGTCTCTGCCAGTTGCTTTCCAAAATCCAGCTGCAGTTGCCCTATTTGTTCTAGTTCCTGTTGGATATTTCTTGTCCTTATGGCTGAAAAAGTACCATTCATTTTGATCCTCTGTTCCAAGACTACATATCTCTATATTCAACATCAAATAGTTAATAATTGTTACCAAGTAATTAATTCTAAGGTAAAAAgaattgatataatttaatttacctTGGAGATCCCATGGTTCAATCTTGTAAAGGTCTACATCTTTAATGACATCCAATTCAATCCTTCTTGAACAAATCTTTTTTCTAAGGTAATAATCCACAAGTTCTTCATCCGTTGGGTGGAATCGAAATCCAGGAGGAACTTGTAAAAATGTGTTCATTGTATGATGTTAATCctgaaattttcattttttacagtgtcaaaatatttatatttgcctttaattaagttattattattat
This window contains:
- the LOC120090907 gene encoding NAC domain-containing protein 7-like, coding for MNTFLQVPPGFRFHPTDEELVDYYLRKKICSRRIELDVIKDVDLYKIEPWDLQEICSLGTEDQNEWYFFSHKDKKYPTGTRTNRATAAGFWKATGRDKAIYSKHDLIGMRKTLVFYKGRAPNGQKSDWIMHEYRLETDENATPQEEGWVVCRVFKKRITTVRRMNEHESPCWYEEPGSFMPDLDSPNQSSHSNFPNHMSNFPCKKEAEYLPYQQAQVPQDHHFLHLPLLEGQKLANTFALDINLQTSNFQPSAAKIQQQQLSDQNLLFLFDDNNNNDEQTIDQLTDWRVFDKYVASQLSQENNNNNNNNASKQEVMVPENAPTSTSTCQIELWK